AAGAGGGAGAGGCAGCGCACGGGTGAGCACGGCGCTGCCAGGCGCCAGACCCCTGCGCTCCCGCGCCGTGCCGCGGCCGGGCACCACGCTGCCTCCCGCCGCCGGCCCCATCGGGCGCTCCTGCGTGGCGTGCCCAGGCTGCTCCTCACACCTTGTAGTAAATGTTGGCTGGGCTCTGAGGGGGCATCTCCTGCACGATGTAGACGGGGTGCCCGTAGTCCCCGCTCACCTTCTCGTAGTGCGGGCAGTAGTTGTTCTCTGTAGTCCGTAAGGGGATGATGATGTCGCTGGGCTCTGAGCCGGCGTTCCCGCTGCATTTGGGGCTGGCCAAGGTGCTGAGGGACAAGGCTGCGGCCCGCTGCTGCGTGTGCTTCCGGTGCCGCTTGCGGATCTTGATCAGGAGGACGACGAGGAAGATGATgatgaggatgaagatgacGCAGCCTGCACCGATGGCGGCAAAAACGGCGACCTTGGAGCTCAAGAACCCGTCGCTGGGACCTTGGGTCTCCTGGCCGTTTTGGTTGACGGagcctgcagggaagggagaTGGGCGTCAGTGTAGCAGCTGGGCTCCCTGCCCTCCCAACCAGCCCCACATGGGACATctcacccccccctccccaccagACCCAGTGCACGCCTCAGCTCTGGGCCGTGACCGGGCTGCACCCTGGGAGCTCTGCACACAGTAAGGATCTCGGGGTCTGGTGCCCAGAGCCCTGCAATATCCGATGACTGACCCCCACCTCCTGCTGACCCTGGCCCCTGAGGGGCGGTCGCTTGGCTGGCTGCGCCGcgggagaagaaaagagcaacTTTTCCCTACTTCATCTGATTTCACTTTTCTCTCAGCAGGGTCAGGAACTCAGGAAACCACCTTCAAAGGGCTTTCACACTGGCTCGGCTCAAAAACCCAAGGACCTCAACTCCTCCAAAACCTCTCAGATGTACGTGGAGGAACAGATGGgcagcagagggaggaggaggaggagtgtGCTGAAACAGCACttctctgctgcactgctgccagcacagcccggAGCCAGGAAAACAGCCTgagagctctgctcagcagcacctcACTGGGCCACCGGTGCAGAGCGGGGCCGCAAGATGCTGGGGATGCAGGGATGCAGCAGGTGCAGGGATGCAGTgcccagcatcctgcagcatgCACGCCAAACTCAGCACGGAGCCACCCTGCCACCCCgcaggctgcacagctccagcctGCACAGCACATTCCTGCAGAAGTTACCTGGCTTGCCAGGCTCCTCCACCGTGGGGACTTTGTGGCGTGGGCTCTGTGTCACAATTTTCACGGTGTTGTCTGCCTCCTTGCTGGGCCGACTCGTCGTCAGCTGCTCCGGGATCACCGCGTTTGGATCTGAGGGGAGCAGAAGTGATGGATAAGAAATCTCAAGACAACCTTACCGCAGCTGGCCACCCCAACACAGCCACTCTGCTGTGGCTTAAACACACAAGAGTGGCAAGCCCAACGGTAAGAGAACCGTGACACAAGGATGCGGCCAGGGAACATCTGTGCAGATGGGCTTCTCCTGGAAGAGGCATGGGGATGCAGAGTTTGGGAGAAGGTGcttcccatccctgtcccacaCCCGACATCTTTTCATGCTTTCCAACCCCCTGTGCGTGGGCTGCATCGCGCTCcttgcagggcagcaggaagaCCACGAAGGAAGGGAGGCTGccaaggctgcagcactgcttcttttgtttgctaTAAATATTGGCCCCAAcgtgaaaacaaaataatgggaagcaggcagcaggagctctgcatCCACGGTGGGGCCAACACAGGCCTGCGGCATGGATGGAACTGGAGGCGCTCGGCAGCGCAGGAAGGGAGACTCTGGGGCAGAGACCCTGAAGCCCATTGAATCAACTCTGAAAGTTGTCCATGCTCTCAACAGCAACTGGCCTCATCGTCCCCAGAACACAGAAACAACCTCATGCTGGGTCCGGGGCCCTGGTTCAGCTTCCCAACCAAAAAGACAGGCTGCCATAACACAGCTGGGGGAAGCTCCATCAGGAAGCAAAGCCATTTGAGGACAACTTGAAGGCCTACGATGGCGGCTGGgcagaaagggaaatgggaagGGTTTTCAGCTCCTCTGTGGGTGTGGAGGGATGATGAGCACCCCAGGAATGGCAGCCTGCTGCAAGCTGCAACTTATTTGCATGGAAACAGAACCAATTCAACCTGACAGCCTTAGCAAGGAACCAAGCAGCTCCTCACCCCTCAGCTCCCCCAGCTTGCCTCGCTCAGACTAAACGCAGCCAAAGGAAGCCCTTCTCCTGCACCAGGCACTTGGTGCCCACAGACCAGCACTCACCCTGCCCCACTTTCATGACGATCTTCATGGAGCGCGTCTGGCAGACCCCTCCTTCCCGGTTCTCCAGGCCATCCAGTGTCCCATTAGAGGTGGCTGTAAGGGTGAAAGGCAGGGGTTACAGAGTTGTAAGGAACACAGAGTGCTGACAAGCTGGCCTTATTTAGCTCTCTCCTGTCTGTGCCTCGTCCCCTTGGGCCTGCTTAGAACAATGCCaaggagcagagaaaaagatgcGTCCACCTCTCCGCACATCCCCTGCCCTACAGAACCATCTCAGGGTGGTTTCTGTAAAGCAGCATGAACGCTGCCCACATATTCACCCATCAGGAGCCACGCAGAGCActctctgcagctccaggtTCCTCTGGTTGCAGCACAGTGCCCACCAGGTGCAGCACAAGAACATGAAGGGTTATTCCTCACTCGTGGCTGCCAGCGGCCAGCACTGGGCAGGCCTGGCCCAGAGATGCTTGCAGCGGTGAGGATGTGAGCCCTCCAGCTTCCCCCTGCCACCACATCCACACAAGTGAGCCATTCTCAGTGCCTGCACCCTCCTCCCCCTTTAATTCCTGGCTAATTTCCTTTGCTCCTCGGTGTATAATAGGAACACATGCATATGCACAGTTtaaattatacatatataattacACACTGTGCCTCAGTAAAGAATGTAAACTCAGAGCCCCAATGGGCTCGAATGGCTTTAATTGCAGGGCAGAAGTCAGCTAAATTCAcattaacttttttctttagcCGGCACAGATTTTTTAAGCCTCCCTCCTGTGGGAACACAGTGAGCTGCATCCCCTGGTACCCACAGCAGGATGGGGCATGGGAGGGGAAACCACCAAAGCAGCCAGGTCAAGCATCCACCGGGCAGCCTTAGAATCACAGTctcattcaggttggaaaagacctcttgGGTCACCAAactccaacccatcccaccatgcccaccgaCCGTGTCTCTCCATGCTACATCTCCACCGTTCTGGAGCACATTGGGCCACGGTGCAGCACCAGGATGAGGAATGGCTAATGCTTTACAGCAGGGCCAGGGCAGGTCTGAGAGCCGTGGGAGCTCTGATGCTGTCTCCCTGTGGGGTTGGAGCCCTCAGGAACACAGCTGAGCTTGCAACGTGAGCTTGGACCATgccagagctggggctgcaagCCCTCTGTTTGGTCCAAAACCATCCTGCAATCCAACCTCAGCGAGCGTTTTGCTCATTAGAGCTTCttgggcagccagcagcccatgGATGGAGCTGGATGCCCACAGGTCAGTTTGATAGGAGCACCAGCAGCATAAATGTCAATGCAAAGGTAtggggaaagcagaaaaatgtccCCCAGTGCTTGCATGAGTTCTTCCCAACTTGAGCCGAGTTCAGGCCCAAGCTCCAACAGCCCATAAAGACATCTGAGGGAGCACATTCCTGCAGGACAGACAGTAGCTCTGCACTCCAAGGCCAGAGGCACTGCTTTTGGGCTGAAATAAACCAAGATGTTCCATGAACCCTGCCCAGAATCACACTGCACCAAAAGGGGACGCGGGCTGCTCCACACACACCTGGGGCTGCTCCATCTCCAACAGGCCCCAGTCCTGCCTCTTGGAACGGGGCAACACCATCCCACAGCCAGGAGCCAGGCAGCACCTCCTGGGGACAAACTCATTTCCACCTGCTTCCAGCCCAAACTGCAGCCTGCCCACACGTCTCATTGCCTGGAGCATCGCAGCACCcagctccacagagctcctgcacagccagcagggctgtgaaaCAGCACTGCAACCACTTCCGCAGACCACGAGGTCTTATTTAGGAGGTGATAACTGATGATAGCAAAATGACCAAAAGAAAgcatggctgcagtgctggagatcTTGCAAAGCTGGAGCACGTGGCGGCAGCGGGAGACGTCGATTTCTCCAAAATAACTCCACAGACATGGCTTTCAGACCAAAATATCAAATGTTCAAACGATATAAAAGAGTGCCAGATGGAGAAATCACATGGATGGGCTGAAGAGGACACAGCTGAGCGTCCTTTCTCCCAAGCAGCATGTAAGACTTTGTTGAAGGAGCCTCTTCTTATCCCGATCATAATAATTACGAGTAGAAAAAGTAGCTTTGAAAGGggagccacaaaaaaaaaaaaaaaaagcagcagctactTGAGAGAACATGAAAGGGGCAGCAAAGAGGGCAAAACGCTCCCAAAAACCATGGCTGTCGTCTGCAGTGCAGCCTCTTGAATCAGGCCTGAAATGAGGACGTGCGCCCTCAGCTCCGGCTGGACCAAAATAGGCCACAGCCAAAGCACAGCCGGCAGCACGGGCAGCACAGCTTCTGACAGGCTGTATGTGAGCAGCGAAGGGAGacccaggggctgctgcagggctgtgggcacaggaTGCAGTGCGCTGTGAGCAGCCCCCATGCAGGTTAGCAGGGCTGCTGGAGAAGCGCAAGCAAGGAAATAAGGATATTTCACGTGAAAAAGTCCTTTTGTCCAACGCACCTAAAATCCAGCTGGAACAAAGAGAGAAGGGCAGCTCACAGGTGCACCAGCAGGCGCTGTGCACGCCTTGCTTCTCACTGAGGATGTATCAGCAGCCACAGGAGTGGCTCAGGAGCAGCGTGCAACCTGGGGAGCACCTTCCTGGCAATGATAGGAAAGCTCACAGCTGATGTCCAGGTATGGTTGGTAAGAGCTGCTAAGACAGGTGTGGAGCTGTGGCAGCAATGCGCAGCACAGATTTTAAATGGCATCACCAAACACAAAGCAACGCATGGGAGAGAAaggataaatatatatatactgcaCAGCGGGTTCAGTGAGGAGATTATCGCTTGGGTGGCATGCTGGAGACAGCCAGTAACAGCAATCACAGAAGCGAGGCAGAGCCACACTCCAGCCACCAGGCAGGGTCAGACCCGCTGCCCCCCTGTGCACCACATCCCTGCATCCTGCGGCACCACGAGGCTGCTGTAGGATGGAAGCAGCCCTAAGGCCTCATGGTGACTCGCAGGGCAGACCCCCAAAGCTGGGGAGATGCAGGGATGAGAAGAGGCAGATctcacagcccagcagtgcaggcagagaCAGGGACGGGTACAGCAGTGCCCAGTGCCACCTTCCCACGTCCCTGTGGATCCGAGGGGATTCACAGCTCTTGTAGGACCAGGAGAACAAAAGCAGCCTCCAGACAAATCACTTCTACTTGGGCTTAaagacagcacagctcccagcccgGAGAGCTATTAGATGCCTTTGCCTTAATGAAGCATTAAGCCTCAGGCTGCTGAGCGATGAGGATTTAACATTGATACTATTAACCATGTAATTGCTTGTCAATTTAGAAGAGATGCTCAGCCTGTATGGAGCACAAGCAGGATCTCAGCAGGCTGACACTGCTCACCCCGCTCCTCGGGCACAGGAcccacccagcagcagcccatggCACACCTCAATGGACGGGCAGGACCTGCCATGGGGATGGGAGGGACCTCCAGCAGCACTCCCACTCCCATTCCACTGCACTCCCAGTGCATCCTCTCCGCCTTCCTACCACTCCACAAAGAGCTGCACCATCGCTTTGTTTCCTccactaaaaatatttcagacaaGAGCTCGGTTTTGGCAAGTTGGAACCTCTGGAAGTAATACCTGGCAGCAGATAAAGGCAAGGGTCTCTTAAACGGTCAGCCTTGGACAGAGCGAGACGTTTGGTTTCTCTTCTGGATTCCCTCTAGCAGGACTCCGTTATGATTTGGGCCCCAAAGCACAATTAATGTGCTGAGACTGTAGCGAATCCAagtctctttccttttattattcttaattaCTCTTCCATCTGTGTACAACAGCCCCGCTCCAGACCCAGCCAAGTACCGCATGGATACGGCGCGGCCGCTGGCCTGCAGCCCTCCCTCACCCCCAGAAGTGTCAAAGATTCAGGTTTCCACACTCTATCTCACAGCCTGCAGCGGTGCTCACGGCGGATTTCCCTTCCTTTCGCTGAGCCCCAAGCCCTGCACTCGGATTGCACACACCTCTCGCACCCCTGGGTGCAGATCCTCAAACGCACTCCAGGAAGCTTCACAACAAAAACAGCCCCTGCCACCCTCCCTGCCCTTTTGTCTTTCCAGTTGTTTTCTGCACCCTCACACACCACACTGCATGGAAGGCATTagtgtgtgtgctgcagtgctgctcagccccaccCTGGAGCATCTTGCTCCCTCTTCCCCACCGGGGCAGGAGAGCACAGGGACATTGCAGGAGCGCAGGGACACTGCCAGCTCCCCCCCAGCAGGGACACCGTGTGCTCGGTCACATGTGCCTCCTTGCAAGCCATGAGGCACCAGCACACATTCCTGTTATGACCCCCATTACTTTACCCCTCCCCACTGATGCTGGGGGGAGTTGAGCCCCGCACGCAGCCCCCCGCACCCTCCCCACACACCGGGGACGGAGCTGTCgggctgccagcagggctgggagccgcCTCCGATCCCAACAGCAGCTGCGCCGGGAAGGGGCCCCGCAGCCCCAGCAATGCGCACGCATCCAGGCcggccctgggctgctgcaggaggcacagGGCTTGGGTTTCACACGGCCGGCCAGCAGCCGGTGAGCCCAGCTCCACTCACAGCAGAGCTCATGCTGACGGCCGCGCTGGGGTTTGCTCCCACCCTGCACCCCAGAGCTCGAggacctgctgcagcccccagcaccgtCCTGCTCGTGGAACGCAGCTTACAGTTAACGCTCCCTGTTCAttccctgcctcctcctctttgcttctcCGGGTCCCACAAAGAGTGCTGAAAAACGTGGATGTTTGCCACAGGATGCACCATCCCAGGAGCACATGAGCTGGGACTGCAAGAGCAGCGGGGTGCAAACCCTTCTCACTTCCCAGCACTGTTTGCTGCCCCCACTGCCACAACCCACACACATCACGGCTCCTCCAGCACCAACCCCAACAACAGCTTTGAACCACCAGCAAAGACAGCTTTTGTGGCTTTGCTCTTAAGGCACAGGCACAGCCCCGTGCAGAGCAGCGCGCTGCCAACACAGCTCCACTGGCACAGCCGTGCTGCAGGGACCTGGCTGGTGGCACGTGGTGGTGACACACAGCTCCAGCTGTCCCCCGGGAGGGAGAGGATGGCACGAAGCACCACTGACTGCAGCGGTGCACGCAGGAGGATGTGCAGAgtgctgccacccaccagcagCAAGCGGGCAGCCCTGGGTGTACCTGGCTGCATAAATACAGgctggataaataaataaacaaatgcacGTTGGAAATTAAAtacacatacataaatatatagtataaatacataaataaacaaacgTAGCTGTAAGTAAACAAAACATTGAACAAAGCAGAcatcctccctgcagcaggagcactgggGGCTGGTggtgccccagccctgtgcaAGCGCAGCAGCCGGAGCCGCCGTGCAGACAGACCCTGTGCTGCACCCATTGCTGGATGCCTGCAGAGCTCACACCTTCcagactgcattttctttgctccAGCACTGCTAGCACACTGCTGGTGAATAGCACCAGACGCGCCTTGGAAAACAGTAAGTGGTTGCACTGGGTCTGTCTGGGGCGAGGGAAGCTTTCTGCTGGCCAGGGCCAAGTCAACACCAGGACCAATAAAACACTTTGTTAACCTCATCCCTTACAGAAAGGCAGCTGCACCACAGcgcacagctccagcaggggTAGGTGAGAATGCATGCCAACAGGCAGAATGGAACATGGGAACAGCATCAGCCTGCAGAGCAGACACACGCTGCTGGGCTCTCACTTTTCCTCACCCTTCCACATGCAACCCACAAACCAGGAGATGGGGCACAAGGAATCATACAACAAAAGATTTGCTTTTCAGCATCCTGGCCGCATGAACACCTGCCCACCTcccaggagctctgctgctgcccctgggCAAGAACCGAGATGCCACACAGAGGAAGATGCTTGAACACAAGTGATGACATCAAGAAAGTAATTTCctagaaaagcagctttttgatGGAAAAATTATAATCAGCTCTAATTAGCACTGTAATTAAGAGTCACAGCCACGCGGCAGGTAACCTCGTCAGGGCCAGAAAGTactgctcagtgcagcagcaccacTCGGCTGCACGCTCTCCTGCATCCAACACACTGAGAGTCCACGTGGGATCAGGTCACAGAATGAAGCCTTTGTCCTACATCTATCCACCCCCTTCTAAAAAAAGGCAGTGTCAGGAGGAGAGAGACTATTGCAGAGGCTCAggggcagctctgagcagcgAGCTGCAcgtcacaggaaaaaaagtgccATGTAATTCTCCACCTGATGCTCTGCCAGAGTCATTTGTGGGCCCCGCTGGGACCCGGGCAGGAGGAAAGCACTTATTGAGTTTTAACAGGGTGTAAATCTCCTTGGTTAGGTAGCAAAACATCTGTGACTCCGACCAAGCAATCTGTCGCGGGGCCCCGAAGGACAGACGGACGGAGATGCACGGCTGCAGCGGGCTCAGCAGGGCTGCGTCAGCACTGCCtggatgcagagctggaggtggctcagagcaaagccaaagtTACCAGGAGCAGAGAGGCTGATTTACATGTGTTGGAGGCAGGATCTGCTGGGCTTGCCTGCGGCTGGGAGATGCAGAAggtgggaagcagcagggatggagagGGTTTGGGGCGCGCTGCGGGACAGCCGAGAGGAAAGCACGCTGTGCATGCACACCAGGaatctgctggcagcagagagggTTACACGGGTACAAACAGCCCCTGCAGCTGGGAGGGGGCGCAGGTCCAACCAccctcctgctcccagccccactttGGGACGTggggctgctgcttctctgagcCGTGGGAGATGGGTGCTTCCAGAAGGTGCCCAGCACAAGGCTGTTCCCCAGCACACACCTGCTTGGTGGTCACAGCACTATGGAGGATGggccccacagccctgtgcaacGCGGCAAGCCGGGATCAAAGCACGGCGtcatcacacagcagcaaaaccatcACTCCTAGGGCAAAGCGACTTCAAACAGCAACACAAGCTCGTCCTCCCCAGCAAGGCAAGCTCCAGGAGGTGAGCATGCAGCCGGGCAGCCCTCCGCCAGCACAGACAGGCCAGCCGAGAGGATTTCAAAACACAGACcattagaaattaaaagaagatggaaaggaGCTACAGATCGCAATTCATTCATGCCAGAGCCCAGCTCGCTTGCAGGGCTGCACGTCCCATGGAGCAGGTGGTGCAGCGCTTCCCAGAGCCCACAGCACAGGCTCGGCttacagaagcacag
The Lagopus muta isolate bLagMut1 chromosome 13, bLagMut1 primary, whole genome shotgun sequence genome window above contains:
- the EFNB1 gene encoding ephrin-B1 isoform X1 translates to MPEPFNFVSICPLRNSSTGRSNKNTELDWILTQPTSTQRYWCVRFMSGKGLVIYPEIGDKLDIICPKAEPSKPYEYYKLYLVKKDQADACSTVMDPNVLVTCNRPEQEIRFTIKFQEFSPNYMGLEFKRQQDYFITSTSNGTLDGLENREGGVCQTRSMKIVMKVGQDPNAVIPEQLTTSRPSKEADNTVKIVTQSPRHKVPTVEEPGKPGSVNQNGQETQGPSDGFLSSKVAVFAAIGAGCVIFILIIIFLVVLLIKIRKRHRKHTQQRAAALSLSTLASPKCSGNAGSEPSDIIIPLRTTENNYCPHYEKVSGDYGHPVYIVQEMPPQSPANIYYKV
- the EFNB1 gene encoding ephrin-B1 isoform X2, translating into MARPRGGRWLLGVLLALCRLAAPLAKSLEPVSWSAGNPKFMSGKGLVIYPEIGDKLDIICPKAEPSKPYEYYKLYLVKKDQADACSTVMDPNVLVTCNRPEQEIRFTIKFQEFSPNYMGLEFKRQQDYFITSTSNGTLDGLENREGGVCQTRSMKIVMKVGQDPNAVIPEQLTTSRPSKEADNTVKIVTQSPRHKVPTVEEPGKPGSVNQNGQETQGPSDGFLSSKVAVFAAIGAGCVIFILIIIFLVVLLIKIRKRHRKHTQQRAAALSLSTLASPKCSGNAGSEPSDIIIPLRTTENNYCPHYEKVSGDYGHPVYIVQEMPPQSPANIYYKV
- the EFNB1 gene encoding ephrin-B1 isoform X3, with product MWDPAASQGGNLFMSGKGLVIYPEIGDKLDIICPKAEPSKPYEYYKLYLVKKDQADACSTVMDPNVLVTCNRPEQEIRFTIKFQEFSPNYMGLEFKRQQDYFITSTSNGTLDGLENREGGVCQTRSMKIVMKVGQDPNAVIPEQLTTSRPSKEADNTVKIVTQSPRHKVPTVEEPGKPGSVNQNGQETQGPSDGFLSSKVAVFAAIGAGCVIFILIIIFLVVLLIKIRKRHRKHTQQRAAALSLSTLASPKCSGNAGSEPSDIIIPLRTTENNYCPHYEKVSGDYGHPVYIVQEMPPQSPANIYYKV